In the genome of Sphingomonas alpina, the window ACTCATGCATGTGCAGGATCAGCGCCTGCTCCTCCGGCATCGCCGCCTGATAGCCGTTGAGGCTGTCGATCACCACGGTGCGCGCTTCATATTTCTCGACGCAGGTGCGGACGCGTTCGGAGAATTCGCCCGGGGTCAGCTCGGCCGCGTCGATTTGTTCGATTACCAGCCTTCCACTGTCGACCATCCCTTGCAGATCGACGCCCAACCCCTTGGCGCGTTCGAACAACAGCCCCAGCTCCTCGTCGAAGATGAACATTGCGGCGTGCTCGCCGCGTCGGACCGCCGACTGCACGAAGCTCAGCGTAAGCAGCGACTTGCCGGTACCGGCCGGACCGAGGATCAGCGTGCTCGCGCCGCGTTCGAACCCGCCGCCGATCAGCGTGTTGAGTTCGGGATTGTCGATCGCCACTGTCTCGCGTTCGAAACCCGATTTATGCTCGGCCGAGACGAGCCGCGGAAAGATGCGCACCCCGCCAGTGTCGATGACGAAGTCGTGATAGCCGCCGCGATAGCGCCGGCCACGATATTTCAGCACCCGCATCCGCCGCCGTTCCGCACCGTAATTGGGCGACAATTCCTCCAGCCGGATCACCGCATGTGCGACGCTGTGCACGGTCTTGTCCATCACATCGGCGGTGAGGTCGTCGAGCATCAGCACGGTCGCCTCGTGGCGCGAGAAATAATGCTTCAAGGCAAGAATCTGGCGGCGATAGCGTAGCGAACTTTGCGCAAGCAGGCGGATTTCCGACAGGCTGTCGAGCACCACGCGCGACGGCTTGATCCGCTCGAACGCCTCGAAGATGCGCTTGGTGGTCTCGCCCAGTTCGAGATCGGAGGAATAGAGCAGGCTCTGCTGCTGGTCCTCGTCGAGCAGGCTTTCGGGCGGAACCAGCTCGAATACCTCGAAATTCTTGCCAAAGGTCCAGCCATGCGAGGCCGCACCATTGCGCAGTTCCTCATCGGTCTCCGACAGGGTGATGTAGAGCACCGGCTCGCCCGCCGCGGCACCGGCCATCAGGAACTGGCTGGCGATGGTGGTCTTGCCGGTGCCCGGACTGCCCTCGAGCAGGAACAGCCGCCCGCGGGCCAGACCGCCGGCGAGGATTTCATCAAGGCCGGAAACGCCGGTCGCACAATTGCTCATCGATCCTCGCCTGCCGATTGTTACGGGGACAAAGACTATCAGTGCGGCGAGTGGTTCCCATTGATGCATATCAAAGGGTGGTCGATACCCCGGATTACACCCGGACCCCGAACCGGTTGTCCAGCCCGGCCACGCCGGCCGGAGTGACTGTCACCGCCCGGCTTCCCTCGACCCGGCGCAGCCAATGGCGGTCGAGCAACGAGCGGTACAGCGCGCTCCCCACCGCACCGGCGATGTGCGGACGGCGCTCGCTCCAGTCGAGGCACGGGCGGCAGAATACCGGGCCCGGCGCCGAGGCCTCGAGCTTCACCCCGACCGAAGCGAGGAATGCCAGCCCCTCGCCGGTCACCGCCGCTCCGTCGCGCGACAGATCGATCCGTCCGGCCTCGATCAGCGCATCGGCAATGGCGACTGCGACCTCGCCCGCGAGATGGTCGTAACAGACTCGCGCATGGCGCAGCGCCTGGTCGCGCGGACCGGTGACGATGCGGCAGCGCGCGATCAGCCCGGCATCGCCGATCGTCGCCGCCACGCCCATCATATGTTCGAGCATCGCGCCGACTGCGGGTGAGGACAGGCGGTAATAGCGGTGTCGCCCCTGTGCCTCGACCGCGATCAGGCTCGCCTCGAGCATCCGCGCCAGATGCCCGCTCGCGGTCGGCGCGGTCACGCCCGCCGCGCGCGCCAGCTCGCCCGCGGTCAGCGCGCGGCCGTCCAGCAACGTCACCAGCATCGCGGTACGTGCCGGTTCGCCGATCAGCGATGCGATCTCGGCCAGGGAGGAAATGCTCGTCATGATGTTCTGATCTCTACCTCAATGCCGACGGCAATGCTTCGGCCCCGGCCGAACCATCACCTTGCCCGAAGCTGTACTGACTGTCCCGGCATCAACGGAGACACGACATGATCACCTGCTTCATCCGCTACGAGCTCGATCCCTATAAAATCCGCCAGTTCGAAGACTATGCGCGCAACTGGGGCGAGGCGATCCCGCGCTGCGGCGCCGACCTGATCGGCTATTACGCACCCCATGAAGGCTCGGCGACCACCGCCTATGGCATCTACAATATCGAGGATCTGGCCGCATACGAAGCGTATCGCGCCCGGTTGCGCGACGATCCGCGCGGCCGCGAGAATTACGCGTTCAGCCAGCGCGAGCAATTCATCCGGCGCGAGGACCGGCTGTTCCTGCGCCTCGCTTCCGCCCCGCACGCGCCTTTGGTGCGGCCATGATCGCGGTAATCTTCGAAGTATGGCCGGCACCGCACGAGCGCGACCATTATCTCGACCTCGCCGCCCGGCTTCGGCCACAGCTCGACCGGATCGACGGCTTCCTTTCGATCGAGCGGTTCGAAAGCCTGGCCGAACCGGGCAAATTGCTCTCGCTGTCCTTCTGGCGCGACGAAGCGGCGGTCGCGGCGTGGCGCAACACTCCCGACCACCGCGCCACTCAGGCGAAGGGCCGTTCCGGCGTGTTCACCGATTATCGCCTGCGCATCGCCGGTGTGTCGCGCGACTATGGCCTGACCGACCGGGCACAGGCACCGCGCGACAGCCGCGCCGCGCATGATACCCAATGAGGTGACGCGACGGCTTGCCTCGGTTCCTTGCGGCTGCGATGGGCGCAACCGCAAGGAGTGCACGCATGAAGATCCAGGCCAATGGCATCGAACTCGAATATGAAAGCCATGGCCCCGATGGCGCCCCGGTCGTCCTGCTGATCATGGGACTCGGCGCGCAGCTCACTTTATGGCCGATCCAGTTCGTCGAGGATCTGGTCGCGCGCGGCTATCGCGCGATCCGCTTCGACAATCGCGATGTCGGCCTGTCGGCCAAGTTCGACGCGGCGGGCATCCCCAATCTGATGCAGATCGCCGCAACCCTGTTCGCCGGGCTGAAGCCGTCGGTGCCCTACACGCTCGACGACATGGCGGCGGATGCGAAGGGCCTGCTC includes:
- a CDS encoding ATPase domain-containing protein, with protein sequence MSNCATGVSGLDEILAGGLARGRLFLLEGSPGTGKTTIASQFLMAGAAAGEPVLYITLSETDEELRNGAASHGWTFGKNFEVFELVPPESLLDEDQQQSLLYSSDLELGETTKRIFEAFERIKPSRVVLDSLSEIRLLAQSSLRYRRQILALKHYFSRHEATVLMLDDLTADVMDKTVHSVAHAVIRLEELSPNYGAERRRMRVLKYRGRRYRGGYHDFVIDTGGVRIFPRLVSAEHKSGFERETVAIDNPELNTLIGGGFERGASTLILGPAGTGKSLLTLSFVQSAVRRGEHAAMFIFDEELGLLFERAKGLGVDLQGMVDSGRLVIEQIDAAELTPGEFSERVRTCVEKYEARTVVIDSLNGYQAAMPEEQALILHMHELLQYLNRQGVMTFLTVAQHGLVGDMKSPVDVTYLADTVILLRYFEALGRVRRAISVVKKRTGSHEDTIREFMIGADGITLGEPLTQFQGVLRGVPSLMGDGEGLLEQKKA
- a CDS encoding ArsR/SmtB family transcription factor → MTSISSLAEIASLIGEPARTAMLVTLLDGRALTAGELARAAGVTAPTASGHLARMLEASLIAVEAQGRHRYYRLSSPAVGAMLEHMMGVAATIGDAGLIARCRIVTGPRDQALRHARVCYDHLAGEVAVAIADALIEAGRIDLSRDGAAVTGEGLAFLASVGVKLEASAPGPVFCRPCLDWSERRPHIAGAVGSALYRSLLDRHWLRRVEGSRAVTVTPAGVAGLDNRFGVRV
- a CDS encoding NIPSNAP family protein → MITCFIRYELDPYKIRQFEDYARNWGEAIPRCGADLIGYYAPHEGSATTAYGIYNIEDLAAYEAYRARLRDDPRGRENYAFSQREQFIRREDRLFLRLASAPHAPLVRP
- a CDS encoding antibiotic biosynthesis monooxygenase family protein, with amino-acid sequence MIAVIFEVWPAPHERDHYLDLAARLRPQLDRIDGFLSIERFESLAEPGKLLSLSFWRDEAAVAAWRNTPDHRATQAKGRSGVFTDYRLRIAGVSRDYGLTDRAQAPRDSRAAHDTQ